The proteins below are encoded in one region of Qipengyuania sp. HL-TH1:
- a CDS encoding adenylate kinase has product MDIILLGPPGAGKGTQAQRLVEHHGMRQLSTGDMLRDTRKADTELGRTVADIMDSGGLVSDEIVSAMIDAKLTEMGPEIGAIFDGYPRTAAQADQLDEILARHGRKLDHVVELEVNEDALVERITGRFTCANCGAGYHDVFKLPEKEGVCDKCGSTEFKRRPDDNEDTVRTRMQEYRGKTAPILPGYEARGIVSRVDGMASIEDVTHAIDAILAD; this is encoded by the coding sequence ATGGACATTATCCTCCTGGGCCCTCCGGGCGCCGGTAAGGGAACGCAGGCTCAGCGACTGGTCGAGCATCATGGCATGCGCCAGCTCTCGACCGGTGACATGCTGCGTGACACGCGCAAGGCCGATACCGAACTGGGCCGTACGGTCGCCGACATCATGGATTCGGGCGGGCTCGTTTCGGACGAGATCGTTTCGGCCATGATCGATGCCAAGCTGACCGAGATGGGTCCCGAGATCGGCGCGATCTTCGATGGCTATCCGCGGACCGCGGCGCAGGCCGATCAGCTCGACGAAATCCTCGCGCGGCACGGCCGCAAGCTCGACCATGTGGTCGAACTCGAAGTGAACGAGGATGCACTGGTGGAACGGATCACCGGGCGCTTCACCTGCGCCAATTGCGGTGCGGGCTATCACGACGTCTTCAAGCTCCCCGAGAAAGAGGGCGTGTGCGACAAATGCGGCTCGACCGAATTCAAGCGCCGCCCCGACGATAACGAGGACACCGTGCGTACCCGCATGCAGGAATATCGCGGCAAGACTGCCCCGATCTTGCCGGGCTACGAAGCACGCGGTATAGTCAGCCGGGTCGATGGCATGGCTTCGATCGAAGACGTGACCCACGCGATCGACGCGATCCTCGCGGACTGA
- the secY gene encoding preprotein translocase subunit SecY, translated as MASRADNIASNMSLANFSKATELKNRIWFTIAALIVFRFLSFVPLPGVNPLILGDLYDQTRGGILDLFNTFSGGSLERMSLIALGVMPYITASIVVQLAAALHPSLAALKKEGGAGRQKLNQYTRYGTVFLCAIQGWFLASGLESFGAQSGLQAVVDPGIMFRVGAVISLVGGTMFLLWLGEQITSRGIGNGVSLIIMAGIVAQFPTFVSNLGSGYSEGSIATGIIVGLIAMVVILILVICFMERAQRRLLIQYPKRATQRGMMQADRSHLPLKLNTAGVIPPIFASSLLLLPLTITQFAGNSVDTDSAAGGVLQSVLQYLQHGQPLYMALYALGIIFFCFFYTAIVFNPEETAENLKKNGGFIPGIRPGKRTEQYLDYVLTRITVIGAIYLTIVCVLPEYMIAQTGVPLFLGGTSLLIVVNVTVDTISQVQSHLLAHQYGDLIKKAKLKGRLR; from the coding sequence ATGGCATCACGCGCCGACAATATCGCGAGCAATATGAGTCTCGCAAACTTCTCCAAGGCCACCGAGCTGAAGAACCGTATCTGGTTCACTATCGCGGCCCTGATCGTCTTCCGCTTTCTCAGCTTCGTTCCGCTTCCGGGCGTGAATCCGCTGATTCTGGGTGACCTCTACGATCAGACGCGGGGCGGGATCCTCGACCTGTTCAACACTTTCTCGGGCGGCAGCCTTGAGCGCATGAGTCTCATCGCGCTCGGCGTCATGCCCTATATTACCGCCTCGATCGTGGTGCAGCTGGCAGCCGCGCTGCATCCCAGCCTCGCCGCGCTCAAGAAGGAAGGCGGCGCGGGCCGCCAGAAGCTCAACCAGTATACGCGCTACGGCACCGTGTTCCTGTGCGCGATCCAGGGCTGGTTCCTCGCTTCGGGCCTCGAAAGCTTCGGCGCGCAGAGCGGGCTGCAGGCAGTGGTCGATCCCGGCATCATGTTCCGCGTCGGCGCGGTCATCAGCCTCGTTGGCGGGACTATGTTCCTGCTGTGGCTGGGTGAACAGATCACCAGCCGCGGTATCGGTAACGGCGTTTCACTGATCATCATGGCGGGCATTGTCGCCCAGTTCCCAACCTTCGTTTCGAACCTCGGTTCGGGCTATTCGGAAGGCTCGATCGCCACCGGGATCATCGTCGGGCTGATCGCGATGGTTGTGATCCTGATCCTCGTGATCTGTTTCATGGAACGCGCGCAGCGCCGCCTGCTGATCCAGTATCCCAAGCGCGCGACGCAGCGCGGCATGATGCAGGCCGACCGCTCGCACCTGCCGCTCAAGCTGAACACCGCTGGTGTGATTCCGCCGATTTTCGCCAGTTCGCTGCTGTTGCTGCCGCTGACGATCACCCAGTTCGCCGGCAATTCGGTCGATACCGATAGCGCTGCGGGGGGTGTGCTCCAGTCGGTGCTGCAATATCTCCAGCACGGCCAGCCGCTCTATATGGCGCTGTATGCCCTCGGCATCATCTTCTTCTGTTTCTTCTACACCGCGATCGTCTTCAATCCCGAAGAGACCGCCGAGAACCTGAAGAAGAACGGCGGCTTCATCCCGGGTATCCGTCCGGGCAAGCGCACCGAGCAGTATCTCGACTATGTGCTGACGCGTATCACCGTGATCGGGGCAATCTACCTGACGATCGTTTGTGTGCTGCCTGAATACATGATCGCACAGACCGGCGTTCCGCTGTTCCTCGGCGGCACCAGCCTGCTCATCGTGGTCAATGTGACAGTCGATACGATCAGCCAGGTCCAGTCGCATCTGCTGGCACACCAGTATGGCGACCTCATCAAAAAAGCGAAGTTGAAGGGACGCCTGCGTTAA
- the rplO gene encoding 50S ribosomal protein L15 codes for MKLNDIRDNAGARKSRIRVGRGIGSGKGKTAGRGQKGQKARSGVAIKGFEGGQMPLHMRLPKRGFNNPFGKDFAEVNIGMVQKFIDAKKLDGSKVLDHETLRAAGLARGGKDGVRLLAKGELKAKVTFKVAGASKGAIEAVEKAGGKVDVIPADKPEHEKKAARAEANKAAKAK; via the coding sequence ATGAAACTTAATGATATCCGCGACAATGCCGGCGCACGCAAGAGCCGGATCCGTGTCGGCCGTGGCATCGGCTCGGGCAAGGGCAAGACTGCCGGCCGTGGCCAGAAGGGCCAGAAGGCCCGTTCGGGTGTAGCCATCAAGGGCTTCGAAGGCGGCCAGATGCCGCTCCACATGCGTCTGCCGAAGCGCGGCTTCAACAATCCGTTCGGCAAGGACTTTGCCGAAGTGAACATCGGCATGGTGCAGAAGTTCATCGACGCCAAGAAGCTCGACGGATCGAAGGTCCTCGACCACGAAACGCTGCGGGCCGCTGGCCTCGCGCGCGGTGGCAAGGACGGCGTCCGCCTCCTCGCCAAGGGCGAGCTCAAGGCCAAGGTCACCTTCAAGGTTGCCGGTGCCTCCAAGGGCGCTATCGAGGCAGTCGAGAAGGCTGGCGGCAAGGTCGACGTGATCCCGGCCGACAAGCCCGAGCACGAGAAGAAAGCTGCTCGCGCCGAAGCCAATAAGGCTGCCAAGGCAAAGTAA
- the rpmD gene encoding 50S ribosomal protein L30 produces the protein MAKAKTVKIKQIGSPIRRPESQRQILIGLGLNKLHKVVERQDTPEVRGAIAKIPHLVTVVD, from the coding sequence ATGGCCAAAGCGAAAACCGTCAAGATCAAGCAGATCGGTTCGCCGATCCGCCGCCCGGAAAGCCAGCGCCAGATCCTCATTGGTCTGGGCCTCAACAAGCTGCACAAGGTTGTTGAGCGTCAGGACACCCCCGAGGTGCGCGGCGCGATCGCCAAGATCCCGCATCTGGTGACCGTCGTCGACTAG
- the rpsE gene encoding 30S ribosomal protein S5, whose protein sequence is MMADENKTENTEAETKVEETKVEATPAKAETEAPVTKEEPAVADTPSEAAANQSPAQGAEGQPRERQGRGGRDNRGGGGGGRGRGGRDNNRRGGRREEEDDGIIEKLVHINRVSKTVKGGKRFGFAALVVVGDGQGRVGFGKGKAREVPEAISKATAAARKKMVRVPLKEGRTLHHDGKGHFGAGKVTVRTAPPGTGIIAGGPMRAVFESLGVADVVTKSVGTSNPYNMIRATFDALTTQTSPKSVAQRRGKKVADLLGRGGSSEAEAEADAAAVVE, encoded by the coding sequence ATGATGGCTGACGAAAACAAGACCGAAAACACCGAAGCCGAAACCAAGGTCGAAGAGACCAAGGTCGAAGCGACGCCGGCCAAGGCCGAAACCGAAGCTCCCGTCACGAAGGAAGAGCCGGCTGTCGCCGATACGCCTTCGGAAGCAGCTGCCAACCAGAGCCCCGCCCAGGGTGCCGAAGGCCAGCCGCGCGAACGCCAGGGCCGTGGTGGCCGTGACAATCGCGGTGGTGGCGGCGGTGGCCGTGGCCGTGGTGGCCGCGACAACAACCGTCGTGGCGGACGCCGCGAGGAAGAAGACGACGGCATCATCGAGAAGCTCGTCCACATCAACCGCGTCAGCAAGACGGTGAAGGGCGGTAAGCGCTTCGGTTTTGCTGCACTCGTGGTTGTCGGTGACGGCCAGGGCCGCGTTGGCTTCGGCAAGGGCAAGGCTCGCGAAGTGCCCGAAGCGATCAGCAAGGCGACTGCCGCTGCGCGCAAGAAGATGGTCCGTGTCCCGCTGAAGGAGGGCCGCACCCTCCATCACGACGGCAAGGGTCACTTCGGTGCCGGCAAGGTTACCGTCCGCACCGCGCCTCCGGGTACCGGCATCATCGCCGGTGGTCCGATGCGCGCCGTGTTCGAGAGCCTCGGCGTTGCCGACGTGGTGACCAAGTCGGTCGGCACCTCGAACCCCTACAACATGATCCGCGCCACTTTCGACGCGCTGACCACGCAGACTTCGCCGAAGTCCGTGGCCCAGCGTCGTGGCAAGAAGGTTGCCGACTTGCTCGGCCGCGGTGGTTCTTCCGAGGCCGAGGCTGAAGCCGACGCCGCGGCAGTCGTGGAGTAA
- the rplR gene encoding 50S ribosomal protein L18, which yields MAKLSLFERRRRRVRTALRNVSGGKPRLSVHRTGQHIYAQIIDDAAGKTLAAASTLGTKNSGANVDAAKKVGTDIAAAAKKAGVTTVVFDRGGFLFHGRVKALADAAREGGLEF from the coding sequence ATGGCCAAGCTCTCTCTCTTTGAACGTCGCCGTCGCCGCGTCCGCACCGCGCTTCGCAACGTGTCGGGTGGCAAGCCCCGCCTGTCGGTGCACCGCACCGGCCAGCACATCTACGCGCAGATCATCGACGACGCCGCGGGCAAGACCCTCGCCGCCGCTTCGACGCTCGGCACGAAGAACTCGGGCGCCAATGTCGATGCGGCCAAGAAGGTCGGCACCGACATCGCCGCTGCTGCCAAGAAGGCCGGCGTGACCACCGTCGTCTTCGATCGCGGCGGCTTCCTGTTCCATGGCCGCGTCAAGGCGCTGGCCGACGCCGCTCGCGAAGGCGGGCTGGAGTTCTGA